One genomic window of Bartonella sp. HY038 includes the following:
- a CDS encoding LysR family transcriptional regulator: protein MLRENIHDLLLFFVVAREKSFTRAASQLGLTQSALSHAIRGLEARMNLRLLTRTTRSVAVTPAGEQLIQDVFPLLQEVEEKLETITQLSGQPSGTIRLTTVDLAAQYVLWPKLKIFLEKYPNINIEISSDYGLVDIVSSRFDAGIRLGEHLAKDMIGVCIGPNMHMAVVATPSYFKHFPKPKNLEDLDQQNCINLRLPTSGGLYPWEFDVDEKTVKIRVKGQLTFNTYPQILTAALDGFGLAYIPHDIVKNYITSGHLISVLEEFCQPFPGYYLYYPSRRHHTAAFNLLVQALRYHH from the coding sequence ATGTTACGTGAAAACATCCATGATCTTTTGTTGTTTTTTGTTGTTGCAAGAGAAAAGAGCTTTACACGGGCGGCAAGCCAACTTGGCCTTACTCAATCCGCGCTTAGTCACGCTATACGTGGACTTGAAGCGCGAATGAATTTAAGGCTTTTAACGCGCACAACCCGAAGCGTTGCAGTAACGCCAGCTGGTGAGCAGCTTATTCAAGATGTTTTTCCCTTGTTGCAAGAAGTTGAAGAAAAACTTGAAACCATCACCCAATTAAGCGGCCAACCATCTGGAACTATTCGCTTAACAACAGTCGATCTTGCCGCACAATATGTTCTCTGGCCTAAATTAAAAATATTTTTAGAAAAATACCCCAATATAAATATTGAAATTAGCAGTGATTACGGTCTTGTTGATATTGTAAGCAGCCGCTTTGATGCGGGTATCCGTCTAGGTGAGCATCTTGCCAAGGATATGATTGGCGTTTGTATAGGGCCAAATATGCATATGGCGGTCGTTGCAACGCCTTCTTATTTTAAACATTTTCCAAAACCAAAAAATCTAGAAGATTTAGATCAGCAAAATTGTATCAATTTGCGGTTGCCCACATCAGGCGGACTTTATCCTTGGGAATTTGATGTGGACGAAAAAACCGTCAAAATACGAGTGAAAGGGCAACTTACCTTCAATACCTACCCGCAAATATTAACTGCAGCCCTTGACGGCTTCGGTCTTGCTTACATTCCGCATGACATAGTTAAAAACTATATCACATCGGGCCACTTAATCAGCGTTCTTGAAGAATTTTGTCAGCCATTTCCAGGTTATTATTTATATTATCCAAGCCGCCGACATCATACAGCCGCCTTTAACCTTCTCGTACAAGCTTTGCGCTATCACCATTAA